In Cicer arietinum cultivar CDC Frontier isolate Library 1 chromosome 7, Cicar.CDCFrontier_v2.0, whole genome shotgun sequence, a single window of DNA contains:
- the LOC101489063 gene encoding subtilisin-like protease SBT3 — protein MATHIYLSIFFSYVTFLHLIFTLADDQSDNYIIHMDLSAMPKPFSTQHTWYLSTLSSALENPLELSTNNLNQSLISSKLIYTYTHVMNGFSASLSPKEHETLKNSPGYISSIRDLHAKLDTTHSPEFLGLNPYKGAWHDSKFGKDVIVGLVDTGVWPESESFNDNGMTEIPSHWKGKCEFEKKTSLCNKKLIGARFFNKGLLSKYPNITLGLNSTRDSEGHGTHTSTTASGSQVHNASYFGYASGKASGIAWSSRVAMYKALWEGGSLSSDVIAAIDVAILDGVDVLSLSFGYSNTPLYEDPIAIATFAAMEKGLFVSTSAGNEGPSSKTIHNGIPWVITVAAGTMDREFHATLKLGNGIKIIGLSLYIGGFTSNHVPIVFMGLCDNVKELKKVKNRIVVCENKNSSIFYQTINLEEAKVFGAVFISNTTVIDYSQNSYASIIINPINGEIVKSYIKNNSKSKSTSVAKISFKKTSFGAKPAPSVDDYSSRGPSKSCPYVLKPDITAPGTSILAAWPTNIPVLDFGLNDKFYNNFNLLSGTSMACPHVAGVAALLKGAHSDWSPAFIRSAIMTTSNIFDNTKEPIKDIGNGNNAATPLAMGAGHVNPNRALDPGLVYDVGVQDYVNLLCALNFTQQQITTITRSSSNDCSKPSLDLNYPSFIAFFNAKNSSSTQEFHRTVTNVGEGQTIYVANITPIKGLSVSVMPNKLVFNEKNEKLSFKLRIEVPRMTKVKKVAFGYLTWMDVKHVVRSPIVVTTIKFKF, from the coding sequence ATGGCTACTCATATTTATCTATCTATTTTTTTCTCCTATGTTACATTCCTTCACCTCATTTTCACATTGGCTGATGATCAATCTGATAACTATATCATCCACATGGATTTATCAGCCATGCCAAAACCATTTTCAACTCAACACACTTGGTATCTATCCACACTTTCTTCAGCATTGGAAAATCCTCTAGAACTCTCAACCAATAATCTTAATCAATCCTTAATTTCTTCTAAGTTGATTTATACCTACACACATGTCATGAATGGTTTCAGTGCTAGTTTATCACCAAAAGAACATGAAACACTAAAAAACTCACCAGGTTACATTTCATCCATAAGAGATTTACATGCAAAGCTTGACACAACACATTCACCTGAATTCCTTGGCCTTAATCCATACAAAGGGGCATGGCATGATTCAAAGTTTGGTAAAGATGTAATTGTTGGATTGGTGGACACAGGTGTTTGGCCAGAAAGTGAAAGTTTCAATGATAATGGAATGACTGAAATTCCATCACATTGGAAAGGAAAAtgtgaatttgaaaaaaaaacatctctTTGCAACAAGAAACTCATTGGAGCTAGATTCTTCAACAAAGGATTATTGTCTAAATATCCAAACATCACCTTAGGATTGAATTCAACACGTGACTCAGAAGGTCATGGAACACATACTTCAACAACTGCATCTGGTAGCCAAGTTCATAATGCATCTTACTTTGGCTATGCATCAGGAAAAGCTTCAGGAATAGCTTGGAGTTCACGTGTAGCAATGTACAAAGCTTTATGGGAAGGTGGTTCATTATCATCTGATGTAATAGCTGCAATTGATGTTGCAATATTGGATGGTGTTGATGTTCTTTCATTATCATTTGGATATAGTAATACACCTTTGTATGAAGACCCTATTGCCATAGCAACATTTGCAGCTATGGAAAAAGGTCTTTTTGTTTCTACTTCTGCAGGGAATGAAGGACCATCCTCCAAAACTATTCACAATGGAATACCATGGGTTATAACTGTGGCAGCTGGTACCATGGATCGTGAGTTTCATGCAACTCTCAAGCTTGGAAATGGAATCAAAATAATTGGATTGTCTCTTTATATAGGAGGTTTCACTTCCAATCATGTTCCTATTGTTTTCATGGGTTTATGTGATAATGTTAAGGaactaaaaaaagtaaaaaacagGATTGTGGTGTGTGAAAACAAGAATAGTAGcattttttatcaaacaattaATTTGGAGGAAGCAAAAGTTTTTGGAGCCGTTTTCATATCAAATACAACAGTTATAGACTATTCACAGAATAGTTATGCATCCATCATTATTAACCCAATCAATGGAGAAATTGTTAAAAGCTACATCAAGAATAACTCTAAGTCTAAATCTACTTCAGTGGCAAAGATTTCTTTCAAGAAAACAAGTTTTGGTGCTAAACCAGCACCTAGTGTTGATGATTATAGTTCAAGAGGTCCATCAAAAAGTTGTCCCTATGTGTTGAAACCTGATATTACAGCCCCTGGTACATCAATTTTAGCTGCATGGCCCACAAATATTCCTGTGTTGGATTTTGGGCTAAATGATAAATTCTACAATAATTTCAATTTGTTAAGTGGAACATCTATGGCATGTCCTCATGTTGCAGGTGTAGCAGCCCTTTTAAAAGGGGCACATTCTGATTGGAGTCCTGCATTTATCAGGTCAGCTATTATGACAACATCAAACATATTTGATAATACTAAGGAACCTATTAAAGACATTGGAAATGGTAACAATGCAGCAACACCTTTAGCAATGGGAGCTGGTCATGTTAATCCAAATAGAGCACTTGACCCTGGTCTTGTTTATGATGTTGGTGTACAAGATTATGTTAATCTTCTTTGTGCACTTAAtttcacacaacaacaaatcaCTACCATCACAAGATCTTCTTCCAATGATTGCTCTAAACCTTCTTTGGATCTCAACTATCCTTCTTTTATTGCTTTCTTCAATGCTAAAAATTCCTCTTCAACACAAGAATTTCATAGGACAGTAACCAATGTTGGGGAGGGACAAACGATTTATGTTGCTAACATTACTCCTATTAAAGGGTTAAGTGTGAGTGTTATGCCAAACAAGTTGGTTTTCAATGAGAAGAATGAGAAATTAAGCTTCAAGTTGAGGATTGAAGTTCCAAGAATgacaaaagtaaaaaaagtgGCTTTTGGTTATCTTACTTGGATGGATGTGAAGCATGTGGTCAGGAGTCCTATAGTGGTAACCaccatcaaatttaaattctag